The nucleotide window TGTTCCTTGTTCATCCATATGCAGCTGATTTAAGACCACAGATGAGTCATCTGTCACTACCAAGGCTTTGAAGTTACTCTCGATCAGCTGCACACAcgcaggcgcacacacacacatacacacacaaatgataGTTGTAAGTTAGTGGGTATGatacagtaagtaagtaacaTCTTTTCATGATGATACTGTACAGATACTGTACAGCTAAATAAGGAACAGAATATAATTCAAAGGAATCAGGAAGTATGAAAAGTGGTTTTAACCTTTACAGTTCCTGGCACGCCGGGGGCCCAGGAGTAGTGGTACTCTGGTTTTTCCAACAGAAGACGATGCCATGGAAGGAAACATTTCAACACTGCCTGGCCTCCCTCCTCAGCCAGCACTGGGTACTCTGGAGAAAGGGTGAAaggagagaaaatgagagaTGTTTCATTCGTTTGTgtcaggataacttgaataatCTTTTCATTAGCCGTGCACATGGACTGGCTGCAGCAATGCCTCGCTTATGGACACATTTACACGCATGTGACAGCATGTGTCCATGTAAAATTAAATGGTGCACTCTCAGTAAAGAGACTAGCCTCCGCCCACTCACcgacaacatgcacacacatacacactaacaaataaatagaaatatacCACCACAGTCCAGCTGGCCAGAGGGAGAGGGACAGATGTATATCTTGTAGCGACAAGAGAAGCAATCTATTACTCTTTGTTTCAAAAGACCTGAAAACCATAACACACAtgcgtgcgcgcacacacacacagacacacacacacacacacacacacacacacacgtgtcctGTAAACATGCAATGAATATATAGTAAGTACACGTTGTGCTCCTACAAGGATTTACACAGCTATAGAAGGACGGATCAGACAGAACAAACTTACCACACTTGTTGGGGCACAATCCTGAGATAGAGACAAACAAATGATCTGTAACTAATGCATTTTGTACACGACACAGACTTATATAAAGTGCCCGGCCTCATACTGTGCAGAACACCCACTGATATTTATGCCAATTACCATCACGAATAAATGTGTCCAAGTGTTTTTCTAGGATTTTCCTGCCCTTCTCCAGGATCTGAATGGCTTCAAATGTTAcagatcctttaaaaaaaaaaagagcaggcTTTATCTTAATATATAGTGGACTTTGATCTGATTACAGTGTCATATCTAAATGTATTCAGTGCTATACAAGGGAATACATTTGATTCTCACCAGTTTGCTTGGTTTTCAAAAAGCGGTCAAATTCACTCTGGTACTCAGTTCTGGCTCTGTACAGAGTGGTGGGATCTGAGCAGTGGGAAAGCGACAGAAATGTTTTACAGATTAGGGCATCTCACTTATACTTTAGTTCAGAACAAATAAGGGCAATAGCAGTAAAAGCTTTAATtgccaaataataaaaaaaaaactttagtttCCTGACAttatcaaaaaaattaaaaaaaattaaaataagagaCAATATAAAAGTTGTATTAGGTCACTTAATAGCATACTCCACAATCATGCCATGTTGTCACTCACCAATGACTCCCTTTCGCTCCTGGCTGGTCTCTTTGTAGGTCATGTATGCATGATCACAaatctttttcatttcaatCTGATTGTCCACAGTGGGAGCAGACAGGACAAAGTCCTCAAGTAGGAGCCTGATCCTGTGGTCACACTGCAGACAGGCCTCGGCTGCAGGGACACAGCAGAGCAGGGACACCAGCAACAGCAGCATTTGACCAATGTATCCTGAGCTTCCGGCACATCAGGTTGAGTCACTTTGGCTATTGTGATTTTTCCACAGTTTCTGAAAACCGAGTTGCCAAATATTACTGCTGCTAAAAACATCATTATTACTACAACCAAAGATTACCATCTCTGCTTCAACCCTGCTGCCATCACCAGAGACGGTTTCGTTACAGAGAAACTTTGTTATCACCACTCCTACAGCTGCTCTTACAGCAGCGggtactttgtttgttttttaaagattattttttgggcattttaagcatttaattccacaggacagataaagacacaaaaggggagACAGAatgggaatgacatgcagcaaagagccacaggtcagagttgaacccgcAGCCACCATATAGAGGAGAAAACCTCAACATGTGTGCACCTGCTCTGCCAAGtgagctaacccagccacaGCAGCAGATACTATAATGTTTCTACTGCTACAGTGCCACAAGTAATAGGATAACACCCATCACTTCTGCTTTTACTTTTAGCGTCAGGTCATAATTCCCATTGCCTAATAACCTAAAAAAATTGCTGGTGGGTCCATGCTAgccattttgtgttttctgggACAGGTTTACAGCATAGTATGTATAGTAAAGTGTTTTCTGTCAGTTTGGTTGTGGTAATTTCATTTAACACAAATGCATTAAGCAATAAACACACGTGTTTAGGGGCCTGAAACTAAAATTTACTTTTATTACCTGTTACGCCCATACATAACTGGTANNNNNNNNNNATTGTGTTGGGAAACAAACAAGAATCAGCATCTAGGTACTTCAACAGTCAGAACCACAGCNNNNNNNNNNCACAGTGCATGGGTGTGGAGACAGTAAAGACGTCAGAGAGgtggaaataaagaaagaatcCTTCTCCAAAGGGAGGGGGACACTACCTGGATACCTTCGGTCCCAATGGGACGAAAGGCCTGTGCTTTGCTTGTTTCTAATGaagtgaaaatattttgtgttgttgtcttGTTTAGTCCTCCTACATCTTGAGACCTGTGTCTGGAAGTGTGTGGGCTCCCCTGTGTGGATGTACTGGTATGGTCACATAACAATAATCCCAGGACTACGAATCAAATTAGCCAACTCAGTATCTAAAGATCATAAATACAGCATCTGAGGCGACACAATGGACAGCTGATGCACACCTCATATTACATCGCTTTAAAACCAGGTCTCCGAGAAAGgagctttcattttgttaaatatgtgTTGCCTCGACTCCTCGGCCTCTAATCTCCCCTGGACGTGACTTAGACGCAACGAGAGGATTCTGGGATGTACAAACTGGGATTTGGGCTAATCCTTCACAAGGTAACCATGGTAAATATGTCAGCTTTAACATTCAGCTCAAAGCCCCCCCAGCCTCATTGATCCGCTAGCATGGCTGCACACTGGAACTCTGGTGTTAATGTTTTCTCACAAGTGAAAAACCAAATGATGGAATAGCCTAAAATGTTACAAATACATACAGGGAACCACGAAGTGATGGGGGATGCCGCACATTaccaatatatatttatataacaaTACATGTCACAGAgcgatatataacaatacacgtcaccagagatatataactaacctacacgtcaccagagatatataacaaacACGTCACCGAGATATATCATACACTCACCAGAGTATATACAATATACGTcacagagatatataacaatatacgtcaccaagagatatataacaattaCGTCACCAGATATAACAATATACTCACCACGTGGAGCTCCAATAAAAGACTAAATGGCAACAGACACAATGACGAAAATTGGACAACGTGGAGCGTTATCAAATGAAATTTATCAACTAATACTTTTGGATGCTaaaatttttctttctttcagtggAATCAGTGTATCCTCTGTGTTGATTTTGATTTGGCGACCCCCCTGGTAAAACCTCTGCCGCCACGGTATTCAGGAACGGGCAGACCGCACCAATGACCAAATTAATTTTGTAACCTGTTGTAGATGTGAAGTGCCATATGAAAATAGCCTCATGTGTGTGGAATAGAGTGATAAATTATTTGTGTTGCAACGAGGGTCAAGTTCGTGTCATATGTTAAACATTTAGCGACGGCGCGCGGGGAGCAACAGAGTCTGAAGTGGTCTGTAGCGGGTCGTAGCACTAGctacaaataattaatttggagggactaaagttaatataaaggtcctctggtatattaactagtccatgcattgttCAAGGTTATGTAGTAAGactataaaactaactttctgtcatatttgctgaaactgacttgttccagtagaactacatgaagcagttGGCTCCTCTGGCTCCGCCTACAGCCTGGAGTGGGATTTGGCAAAAACCACCGCttcctgttcagatgcaccaatcacagCTAGGGGGGGTGTCTCACTGCGTGTCNNNNNNNNNNNNNNNNNNNNNNNNNcgtcaccagagatatataacaatatacgtcaccagagatataacaatatacgtcaccaCGTGGAGCTCCAATAAAAAGACTAAATGGCAACAGACAAATGACGAAAATTGGATCAACGTGGAGCGTTATCAAATGAAAATTATCAAACTAATACTTTTGGATGCTAAAATTATTTCTTTCAGTGGAATCAGTGTATCCTCTGTGTTGATNNNNNNNNNNCGACCCCCCATGGTAAAACCTCTGCCGCCACGGTATCAGGAACCGGGCAGACGCACCAATGAACCAAATTAATTTTGTAGACCTGTTGTAGATGTGAAGTGCCATATGAAAATATGCCTCATTGTGTGTCACGATGGTAAAGAGGACATCAGGTTATATCGGTGGGCCGAAGGCCTCCGGTGGCTTCCGGAGTAGGGCGATCTCTCAGGATGCTCTGGTTTCGGGTGCACGGGCTCCGTCGCTGCTACACTGCTGTTCCAGCCGCTCCGCTCCACTAGCATCCGTTGTTCCAGAACCGAGGCGGATGCTTGGGGTTCGCTTTCCGGGAgtcttttttgacaaacatATGTTTTGGTcactgtttaaaaatgtaattccaAAACCATtaactgttttaaaaatgatgtgTCATAAGTTATATCATACATTTGCTGTGGGCAAAACTAATTACGGTGTTTTCCTTGAAATTAATATTTGATCATAATATTATAATTTGTTATTTACCTCAGTTGCTCCTATTTTGTGtcctttgtgttgttttccaaaCGCGTGCTCCCTTGCATCCTCCACGGGATCTCTCTCTTCCATCAATTTTAAGCCTCAAAACAGTGCTGGGCAATGCGGCAGTAACACGAGCactgttttttcaaattttgaaaaaatttgCCCTTTCTCTTTGTTAACCAGATTCCCCACCTCAGAAACACAACGCAAACGCGGTTGCTCTGCTTAAAACTAAAACTATCGTTTGAACGCACGAAGTGTGGTTCGTTTTTTTCTTAGTGGGTTTAATTACTGTCTTAAGATATGCCAGATACATTTATAATAATGTTAATTTAGGGTAATTTTACAGCGAACGACATTGAATGAACAGATCGATGAGAGTAAATAATTCTCGACTCCTCTACGATCTCCGTGGGCGGCTCCTCGTTGGAGACGACAGTCTCGTCTGAACAGCTAACCCTACCCTTGTTTAGATAAAGTGAAAGAAAGTTACTACTCTCCCTGTCAAAAATTGACAGTGATGTTCACTATGACGAAGTGCCTGCCTGATGGCGCCGTCCATCGGGAACAACAAAACGCTTCAAAGTTACCTCAAGACTCTCCAGTTTTGCTGCATGAATAAACATATGACTTCAAAACGCGTTGATTCCTCTGTATGGTCCCCTTGAGAGCAGCTTAAGTCTGTGAGTCTCAGGAGCTGTTTCTTTTCCGTCCCTGGTGCTTTTCTGTCCGTCAGAAGTTCACCGGTATTCGAAGACCCGCTGTTTCCTGCCTGGCACACAATTCACAGGCCCTCCTCACAGCGACGCATGCAATCATCTTTACTTGCTGAACGGGACCTTACGACCGGAAATCCTCTGAGTGCCCATCCGCATCTCACCTCTTCTATTTTACACCCGGGATGTCATGGTTGAGCTGTGGGCGTCATAAgttccttcttttctctctccctcctgtaTGGCCCCTCCCTCCCTCGTTCACACAATATACATAGCTCATGTTCCCTGATACTATTTAACATCTTAGGACATCTAACGGACCGCAATTAGCCCCCGTGACAGCATTTCCATAATATCTTTGTCCCAGGGTCTCCCCTCGATAGGAGTTTCTTTTCAGATGTTTTCATTACAGAACTGTGTGAAAACCCAAGACATTTAGTCATACATGCTGTCATTGTATTACTCGGATGGAATTATAGTGAAATTAATTAGAATTCTTCTCCTTTTTGTCAGGATCCCCTTGGGTGTTTTCCCCTGGCATCCTTTGGGAACCAGTTTTGTTGACTCAAACCAACGCAGTTATACAGGGCTTGCATAATttacacccatgctaaagtgaTTAAAactaggaataaaaaaaatctttttggaATTGTTCTTGATGCCGTAATTTCAAAAATAGTAAATCTAACCTTTTACGAAACACCAATTTTTCTTTGTGCATGAATATGTATTGTTATATAATAAATGCTCTCAATTAAATACAGGGGAGCATACTATACACCGCCCATGTTTAAATTTCATAGAAGCATGCAGATTTTTATCTAAAGCCAGTTATggttcatggatccaggatactttTCATCCTGATACAGTGTCCcgttggcctttggaattaaaataaccccacatcatcacataccctttcACCATATTAGATAGTCATGGAACCCCTTTCCATAATAATTAATTTCTCAGACGCAAATCAATCTAGCTATTAAGCTTgacgaaataacaccatgccaatctctaggtatgtcTTATCttaggttattttaattccaaggccaagggaacttagtcaggatgcatagtatcctggatctgAAAGAactggctttttaaaaaaataaaatgtgcctgcctctatgggaatttaacatagagggtgtatacttatgtcccctaTCTTTAAGAAGAACACTTATTTAATTACAATACATTTGTTTGTTCACAGAGAAAATTTGTGTCCTCAAGGTGTTTTTCCTAATGTTTTGAATTACGCATTAATCATCAGGTCATTAAGTTCAGTTTCCAAAATACGTTTTGTATTACTCTGTTTAATCAACTTTAGAACGGGTGTGTAAACGTAATCAAGGCCATGTATTAGACATGGCTTGTTGGGTGGCACTGGCTTCGTTTAATTAACTCCACAGGACGCTGCGATGGGCCAGCTGAAGTGTGAGCGGCGGTGCCAGCTGCTGTGCAGTAAAATTTAGTTTTCATTTCCAGGCACTGAACAAAGCTATTCATTCCATCATTCATCatcatctcatcatcatcatcatcatcatcatcatcatcagcatcatcatcatcatcatatcccCTCAGGTCggcaagcagcagcagcttcgCCATctgtggtgatggtgcagtagATATGGACGTGTtccctttggtgtgggagatctgggtttcGATTCCACTGCGAACATCCACGCATGTGTGACTGAGCCAAACACTTAACCCAACTAGTTGCTCCAGCGGTTTGTCGGCCTCTGACATATGAGCCATTGTAAAGTTTCTAGTTCCAAAGCGTAGCTACATGACAGCAATGGAACGTCCATCACTCCCCCTTAATATGTGGCACAGCCAGCATTTTGGCGATCAAATGATAGAAAACCTTTCCTGATCTTTAACTTGGGTCCTTGCACACATTTTCAACAGACCCCCACCCTGCAGTCCTTTTGGAAATACACGTTTTTCGCGCAGCACTGGAGTCCAAGTAAGTCACTGATACTCAGTTTTTAGCTTCTCAGGTCATAAACCTGCTCTTGATTTTTGGTCGGTAAGTTTCAAAGGTAAGACCAATGGTTTGGAGGGTTTCCAGGCTAAATATCAGCCGCTGTTTTGAGTCAAGGGTAAAGTTTGTGACtgcctgtttctgtgttttatcaTCCGTGTCTTAATAAGATTGCTAGCAAAAACCTATAAGAACGTCTTACAAACCATTCTAATAAACACTGCATGACAGTGACTATTTTCTTTGAATATGATCCAGTGAAAGTCTTCATGTTCAGCTATACCGCTCTACTCAAAGCCACTGGGTAAATGCACGTGCTAACTCCACCTCTGAGTCTCATTGTGCGGCTGCAGGGCAGGGTGTGGAGCCAAGTTTTTTCTGCACTCATGCATTTACGGCACTTGACATTCATTTCAAATCTCTGCACCCTGCAACCCTTCCTCCCCTAATAAGAACCGGATCCACGCACACAGCGCTGTGGTTGCCTAACCTGAGATCAGTACTCAATGTGTTCAATTATCGGAAGTTGAAACCTCACGTCATGTCACTGTTTTACTGAGCCATAAAAGGAAACAAGACAGGACCAGAGTTTATCTGTGGTTTGATGCATctgtgacaaaaacacacacaacaacacaccaacgcaacacacacagacacacacacacacacaaccacaaccacaaacacaccaacacacaccacacaccacagcgCCAGCCATACCTGAACAACACACCAATCTTATGAATGATAGTGTAGTAGGGAGTAGTgttacttgttttgtttgtagtgAGCTCCCCCACGCAATTGCTAGCTTAAGATGCGAGAAAACCCTCAGCTTACCACCAATGGATaacaatgtgggacactgctTCTGATGTGGTGTACCTGAAGCAGCAGCCAAAATGGTTTGTCACCTTTGCCGCCTCCACATTTACACCATTCTACAATATAAAGACAAACGAGATAAAGCTGTATGCGTGCGAGTGCCACTCCACAAGTTGTCTCTGTTTCCCATGGGTGACTGCTTAGTGACCCCACTGAAAATGCATTCTGGGGGAGGGGTGTCATGATGTGTAAGGTTATGGGAACGTGACGCAGCACTACACGAGTCCGGTGCAGCAGTACATCGCTTCTGAAGGTGCTTGTTGTGAAGAGCGTGTTGGcgaatacaaacacacacaacacacacacacacacacacatcactacTAACAAATCAGAGGAAATGTTTCCTTCATGGATcagtattctttttttaaagtatgatTTTTGGGCATTTCACCTTATTTTTTGACACACGCTGACGACATGCTAAAGGGAGAGCGAGAGGGGACCGACATGTCAGACCAAGGGGCTGCAGGGTCAGAGTGAGGTCATGCCCACTGTGTTGAGGGGTAAACCTCTATTATGGACACCAGCTCTGCCAACAGAGCTATCTGGGCTAGGATCAGTAAGTTCTGCTTGACATGCCACACTGCACCTATCTGTAAAAAGGGCATCCACCGTCTTGAGAAAacttttttcattcaaaacCTCATGACGTCTCTGGTACAGTGAATTTAACACCACAAGAAGGAAGTGAAGGAAATTAGCCTTTAAGACTGTTTCACAAATAAGTGCTAATATgcgtcctgttttttttgtgcgttGCCTCTCAGCTGCACGGGTGggagagttttgtttttttaatgagaaTGGGAAACTATTACATTTTAGGGCCAATCAATGCTTGACGACTTATTAAAAATCGAAGTACAGTTAGCTCACGAGATGATCACGTTTGGGGGTTACGGCATGTTTGATTTAAATGTTATGTTGGGGACAAGGCATCTTTCCAATAACTTTTTGGCTTTTGATAGTAAAGTGTCTTGCGACCTCATTGTCAAGTTTGCATTGACTATCGGTTTGCAAAGCATGTCACCCAATAagatttgttcttgtttttttgtgttgagtaTATGGATTTTGGGGTTTGAGAGGCTTGAAGAGGTTAAACATGACTCAGTATtttcacataaaaaacaaagactaGAAAAAGAAAGTCTGGAAAACATGTGACATAGAGTATGTTTTCATCTATTTTTCTATCTGTTGTATAGTCTTGTTAACCCTTCCACTGGATCGTTGGAATAGATAATATCAGTGACGTGCCCCAGTGGTTacagtgtgagagtgtgtgtaccGTCAAGCAATTACATGGAACTCTCCGATGGTCACACTGGCCTTTC belongs to Etheostoma spectabile isolate EspeVRDwgs_2016 chromosome 5, UIUC_Espe_1.0, whole genome shotgun sequence and includes:
- the LOC116690099 gene encoding uncharacterized protein LOC116690099 isoform X2 translates to MLLLLVSLLCCVPAAEACLQCDHRIRLLLEDFVLSAPTVDNQIEMKKICDHAYMTYKETSQERKGVIDPTTLYRARTEYQSEFDRFLKTKQTGSVTFEAIQILEKGRKILEKHLDTFIRDEYPVLAEEGGQAVLKCFLPWHRLLLEKPEYHYSWAPGVPGTVKLIESNFKALVVTDDSSVVLNQLHMDEQGTYRCSLQDQRGTVFYQVTFLLTVSHLPDQTHRPMITLPSLPHRDNYSPFQPAAGLLVPVIAMVTVLSLAASVGLLVVLGVMMSQKRAAEEPRRRRKEEKNTHNTV
- the LOC116690099 gene encoding izumo sperm-egg fusion protein 1 isoform X1, coding for MLLLLVSLLCCVPAAEACLQCDHRIRLLLEDFVLSAPTVDNQIEMKKICDHAYMTYKETSQERKGVIDPTTLYRARTEYQSEFDRFLKTKQTGSVTFEAIQILEKGRKILEKHLDTFIRDGLCPNKCGLLKQRVIDCFSCRYKIYICPSPSGQLDCGEYPVLAEEGGQAVLKCFLPWHRLLLEKPEYHYSWAPGVPGTVKLIESNFKALVVTDDSSVVLNQLHMDEQGTYRCSLQDQRGTVFYQVTFLLTVSHLPDQTHRPMITLPSLPHRDNYSPFQPAAGLLVPVIAMVTVLSLAASVGLLVVLGVMMSQKRAAEEPRRRRKEEKNTHNTV